One Chromobacterium paludis genomic window carries:
- a CDS encoding outer membrane protein assembly factor BamD — MKRYVVAAMLVMVGLAGCASTETYDETRGWTVEKLYSEAHDELNSGNYTRAVKLYETLESRFPYGRYAQQAQMDLAYTHYKDGEPEQAIAAADRFIKLHPTHPNLDYIYYLKGLVYYNDDSGLLAKWAGQDMSERDPRAARESFAAFRELTTRFPNSAYAPDAKAKMNRLVDALGGNEMHVARYYMKRGAYLAAASRAQGVVKDFSNTKYPEEALAIMVAAYDKLQLPKLRDDARRVLALNYPHSVYLNKPWQVQEMPWWKLWK; from the coding sequence ATGAAAAGATACGTTGTTGCTGCAATGTTGGTGATGGTGGGGCTTGCCGGCTGCGCCTCCACGGAAACCTACGACGAAACGCGCGGCTGGACCGTGGAGAAGCTGTACTCGGAAGCTCACGACGAGTTGAACAGCGGCAATTATACCCGCGCAGTCAAGCTCTACGAAACGCTGGAATCGCGCTTTCCGTATGGCCGCTACGCGCAGCAGGCGCAAATGGACCTGGCCTACACCCATTACAAGGATGGCGAGCCTGAGCAAGCCATCGCCGCGGCTGACCGCTTCATCAAGCTGCATCCGACGCATCCCAACCTCGACTACATCTATTATCTGAAAGGCTTGGTGTATTACAACGACGATTCTGGCCTGCTGGCGAAATGGGCCGGCCAGGACATGAGCGAGCGCGATCCGCGCGCCGCCCGCGAATCCTTCGCTGCCTTCCGCGAACTGACCACGCGTTTCCCCAACAGCGCTTACGCGCCTGACGCCAAGGCCAAGATGAACCGGCTGGTGGATGCGCTGGGCGGCAACGAGATGCATGTGGCCCGCTACTACATGAAGCGCGGCGCGTATCTGGCGGCGGCCAGTCGCGCCCAGGGCGTGGTGAAGGACTTCTCTAACACCAAGTACCCGGAAGAGGCGCTGGCCATCATGGTGGCGGCCTACGACAAGCTGCAGCTGCCCAAGCTGCGCGACGACGCGCGCCGCGTGCTGGCGTTGAACTATCCGCATAGCGTCTACCTGAACAAGCCGTGGCAGGTGCAGGAAATGCCGTGGTGGAAGCTGTGGAAGTAA
- a CDS encoding alanine/glycine:cation symporter family protein has protein sequence MDELVNAINGVVWSPALIYLCLGAGLYFSIRTRFLQLRHFKHMLRLMFNRESSSAGVSSFQALAMTLAGRVGTGNIAGVATAITFGGPGAMFWMWLVAFLGASSAFVESTLGQIYKEKMDGQYRGGPAFYIEKGLGMKWYAWLFALTTVVATGMLLPGIQSNSIASSLQSAFGVAPTVTAALLAMLLGFIIFGGVKRIAVFAGAVVPFMALGYIIVACVVIALNLDKLPGVIALIFSSAFGLDAGMGAILGFAIQWGVKRGIYSNEAGQGTGPHASSAAAVSHPAKQGLVQAFSVYIDTLFVCSATAFMLLITGQYNVQGPDGAALYTGIAGVAAGPGYVQTAMENIMPGFGSAFVALALLFFAFTTIIAYYYIAETNIAYLTRNQRRPWLAFALKLALMAATVYGTVKTADLAWGLGDIGVGLMAWLNIAAIILLQKPALACLRDYEAQQACGLDPVFHPETLGIANAAYWAGRRAEDNQAAEPSPAPLEGKPLPAKSG, from the coding sequence ATGGATGAACTGGTCAACGCCATCAATGGCGTGGTCTGGAGTCCGGCGCTGATTTATCTGTGCCTGGGCGCCGGCCTGTATTTTTCGATTCGCACCCGCTTTTTGCAGCTGCGCCATTTCAAACACATGCTGCGCTTGATGTTCAATCGCGAAAGCAGCAGCGCCGGCGTGTCGTCTTTCCAGGCGCTGGCCATGACGCTGGCCGGCCGCGTGGGCACCGGCAATATCGCCGGCGTGGCCACCGCCATCACCTTCGGCGGCCCCGGCGCGATGTTCTGGATGTGGCTGGTGGCGTTCCTCGGCGCCAGCTCCGCCTTCGTCGAGTCCACGCTGGGCCAGATCTACAAGGAAAAGATGGACGGCCAATACCGCGGCGGGCCGGCGTTTTACATCGAGAAGGGCCTGGGCATGAAATGGTATGCCTGGCTGTTCGCGCTGACCACCGTGGTGGCCACCGGCATGCTGCTGCCGGGCATACAGTCCAATTCCATCGCTTCCTCCCTGCAGTCCGCCTTCGGCGTGGCGCCCACCGTCACCGCGGCGCTGCTGGCCATGCTGCTGGGCTTCATCATCTTCGGCGGGGTCAAGCGCATCGCCGTGTTCGCAGGCGCGGTGGTGCCGTTCATGGCCCTGGGCTACATCATCGTCGCCTGCGTGGTCATCGCGCTGAACCTAGACAAGCTGCCCGGCGTGATCGCCTTGATCTTCAGCAGCGCCTTCGGCCTGGATGCCGGCATGGGCGCGATACTGGGCTTCGCCATCCAGTGGGGCGTCAAGCGCGGCATTTATTCGAATGAGGCCGGGCAGGGCACCGGCCCGCACGCCTCCAGCGCGGCGGCGGTCAGCCATCCGGCCAAGCAGGGCCTGGTGCAGGCCTTCTCGGTTTATATCGACACCCTGTTCGTCTGCTCCGCCACCGCCTTCATGCTCTTGATCACCGGCCAGTACAATGTGCAGGGGCCGGATGGCGCGGCGCTGTACACCGGCATCGCCGGCGTGGCGGCCGGGCCGGGCTATGTGCAGACGGCGATGGAAAACATCATGCCGGGCTTCGGTTCGGCCTTCGTCGCGCTGGCCCTGCTGTTTTTCGCCTTCACCACCATCATCGCTTACTACTACATCGCCGAGACCAATATCGCCTATCTGACCCGCAATCAGCGCCGTCCCTGGCTGGCCTTCGCGCTGAAGCTGGCGCTGATGGCGGCCACGGTCTACGGCACGGTGAAGACGGCGGACCTGGCCTGGGGCCTGGGCGATATCGGCGTCGGCCTGATGGCCTGGCTCAACATCGCCGCCATCATCCTGCTGCAGAAGCCGGCCCTGGCCTGCCTGCGCGATTACGAGGCGCAGCAGGCGTGCGGCCTGGACCCGGTGTTCCATCCGGAGACGCTGGGCATCGCCAACGCCGCCTACTGGGCCGGCCG